The Rubrobacter tropicus nucleotide sequence CCGGGGCACAGTGAGTCCCGGCTCCCGCTTCTCTGCGCTCGGTTGTCGGGCCGCAAAGATGGACGGTTTGGGGGAGGGCTTATGGTAGTATTGGCCGGAAATGGGGGCTTTCGCGTCCCGTTTTCGTACCCGTTCTAGAACACGGGCTTCGGCCCGCGGGAGGTTGGCAGACGTGGTTGATTGGTTCCGCAGACGAGCGGGAAAAGACGAGGCCCCAGGTAGCGCGAACTCGGGGCCTGCCGGCGGGCTAGAGGCCGAGACGGCCGGGGAGTTGGTGGATCGGACGCCCAAGCCCGAAGAGCCCGCGGACGGGTTCTCGGAGGCCGGGATACGGGAGGCGTTGCGGGACGTCAGGGACCCTGAAATTGGGCGCGACCTCATCTCGCTCAACATGATCCGGAACGTCGACATCGAGGGTTCCGGCGTCACAGTCGGTGTCGCGCTGACGACGGCGGGCTGCCCGATGAAGCACCGGATCACCACCGACATCAGGGACCGGCTCATGATGATCGAGGGGATCGAGAGCGTCGAGATCGACTTCGGCGTCATGACCGACGACGACCGCCAGAACTTGATGACCTCCCTGCACGGCGGCCCCTCGGAGCTTGCCCCCGCCTTCCGGGACGAGTCGAAGACCCGCATCATCGCCGTCGTCTCCGGCAAGGGCGGGGTCGGCAAGAGCACCGTCGCCGTCAACCTGGCCGCCGCGCTCGACAGGGCCGGCAAATCGGTCGAGATCCTGGACGCCGACGTCCACGGCTCCTCCATCCCCGTGATGCTCGGCTCGACCGAGAAGCCGAACGTTGTGGGAGGCGTGATCTTCCCGATAGAGTCCGAAACGGGCCTGAAGTTCATCTCCATGGGCAACTTCGTCAACGAGGGCCAGGCTATCATCTGGCGTGCCCCCATCGTCAACAAGGCCCTCACCCAGCTGATGCGCGACGTCTACTGGGACGAGCCCGACTTCATAATCGTCGACATGCCCCCCGGCACCGGCGACGTCGCCCTCACGGTCGCCCAGATGATCCCCAAGGCCGAGGCGCTGGTCGTAACCACCCCCCAGGCCGACGCCGCCCGCGTCGCCGTCAAGGCGGGCAAGATGGCCGTCCAGGCCCACCTCAAAGTGGCCGGCGTCGTGGAGAACATGGGCCACGCCGTCTGCCCGTGCTGCGGCGAGGAGATGAAGATCTTCGGCGGCGACGGCGGCAACCAGGTGGCCGAAGAGCTCGGCTCCACGGTCATGAGCCGCATCCCCATCCTCCCGGACGCAACAGGCGAACCCGGCAACGCCCTCTTCGACGAGGACTCGGCCCCCGCCCGCGCCTTCGACGAGATAGCCGCGAGCCTGTCCGCCACCAAGGTGCGGCGGCGGATAAAGGTGTTGTAGGTAGGTTTCAGGCTTCGGGTTACAGGCATCAGGAAAGAAGGGAGGGGCCCCGCATTTTCGCGGAGCCCCTCCCTTCTTGTAGGCTGCTACTCGGGACTTTACCTGATAGCTGAGGCCTGAAGCCTGTTATCAAACCAGTCCGAGCCCCTTCACCGCGTCGCGCTCCTCTTTGAGTTCGTTCACGGTGATGTCGAGTTTGCTCTGCGCGAAGTCGCCGATCTCGAGTCCTTCGACGATCTCGTAGTCGCCCCCCGAGCATCGAACGGGGAAGGAGGAGATGAGGCCTTCTTCGACGCCGTACTGGCCGGAAGAGGGGACGGCCATGGAGCGAAGGCCGTCGGCGCCCAGAGCCCAGTCGCGGACGTGGTCGATGGCGGCGTTGGCGGCGGAGGCGGCCGAGGAGGCGCCGCGGGCTTCGATTATAGCGGCGCCCCGCTTGCCTACGGCGGGCATGTACTCGTTCTCGTACCAGTCGAGGTCCACCTTGTCGGAGGCGCGCTCGCCGTTCACCGTGGCGTTGAAGAGGTCGGGGAACATCGAGGGGGAGTGGTTGCCCCAGACTACGAGGTCCTGGACGTCCTCGACGCCGACGGAGAGCTTCTGGGCGAGCATCGAGACGGCGCGGTTCTCGTCGAGGCGGGTCATCGCCGTGAAGCGGTCGCGGGGGACGTCCGGGGCGTTGCTCATCGCGATCAAGGCGTTCGTGTTCGCCGGGTTGCCGACCACCAGGATCTTCACGTCGTCGGCCGCACCGGCGTTAATCGCCTCGCCCTGGGGCTTGAAGATGGCGCCGTTCGCCTCCAACAGGTCCGCCCGCTCCATTCCTTTTTGACGCGGCCTGGCGCCGATGAGCAGGGCCACGTTGGAGCCGTCGAAGGCTTCGTTCGCGTCGGCGGCGATATCTACCGAGTCGAGCAGGGGGAACGCGCAGTCGTGGAGCTCCATCGCCGTGCCTTCCGCCGCCTTTAGGGCCGGCTCGATCTCCAGCAGCTTCAGCTTTATCTTCTCGTCGGGCCGAGCAGTTGGCCCGAGGCGATACGGAACAGGATCGCGTACCCGATCGCTCCGGCGGCGCCGGTCACCGTGACGGTCTTTGTCATCTGGTCGTCTCCTTCTATCTCGTGCCCGTCTTCGATAGGAATACCCACGCAAATCATAGGGAAACCCGCGGCCTTCTGCCGCCGGTGCGGGCGGTAGAATGCATCCGGTCCTAGTTACACGAGAGCACGGAGGATTTTGGAGCTAGCAGAGGCGATACGGTCGCGTCAGAGCATCAACCGCGTAAAGCAGGACCCCGTGCCCGACGAAGTCGTCGAGGAGGTTCTAGAGAGCGCGGTGCACGCGCCGAACCACAAGATCACCGAGCCCTGGCTCTTCCACGTCTTTACCGGCAAGGGCCGCGGCGAGCTCGCCCGCGCCCGCGCGGAGACGGCCAGGCTTCAGGCCGAGGAAGAGGGCGAAGACGAAGAGATGGCCGCAGGCCGCGTAAGCCGCGAGCGCAAGAAGGCCTTCCGGGCCCCGGTCGTGATAGCCGTGATCTCCCACGCCGGCCGCGACGAAGTCGAGACCACCGAGAACTACGCCGCCTGCTGTGCCGCCGTCCAGAACATGCTCCTGACGGCCCACTCTTTGGGCCTCGGCGCCATCTGGCGCACCGGCCCCGTCGCCTACCACCACCACATGCGCGAGTTCTTCGGGCTAGAGGCGGCCGACAGCATAGTCGCCTACCTCTACCTCGGCCACCCGGACATGGGCGAGCGGCCCCGCCGCCGCGAACCCGTCTCCGAGAAGACGACCTGGCACCGCGGGTAAAGGTTGCCGCAACCGGAAACCGGGTACTGGCGTATCCAGAGTCGTCACCGAACAGGGAGATCCCATGAAGACCATCCTCAGAAGGCTACTGATCCTCGCCGCCCCGCTAGTGTGGCGCAA carries:
- a CDS encoding Mrp/NBP35 family ATP-binding protein produces the protein MVDWFRRRAGKDEAPGSANSGPAGGLEAETAGELVDRTPKPEEPADGFSEAGIREALRDVRDPEIGRDLISLNMIRNVDIEGSGVTVGVALTTAGCPMKHRITTDIRDRLMMIEGIESVEIDFGVMTDDDRQNLMTSLHGGPSELAPAFRDESKTRIIAVVSGKGGVGKSTVAVNLAAALDRAGKSVEILDADVHGSSIPVMLGSTEKPNVVGGVIFPIESETGLKFISMGNFVNEGQAIIWRAPIVNKALTQLMRDVYWDEPDFIIVDMPPGTGDVALTVAQMIPKAEALVVTTPQADAARVAVKAGKMAVQAHLKVAGVVENMGHAVCPCCGEEMKIFGGDGGNQVAEELGSTVMSRIPILPDATGEPGNALFDEDSAPARAFDEIAASLSATKVRRRIKVL
- a CDS encoding nitroreductase family protein encodes the protein MELAEAIRSRQSINRVKQDPVPDEVVEEVLESAVHAPNHKITEPWLFHVFTGKGRGELARARAETARLQAEEEGEDEEMAAGRVSRERKKAFRAPVVIAVISHAGRDEVETTENYAACCAAVQNMLLTAHSLGLGAIWRTGPVAYHHHMREFFGLEAADSIVAYLYLGHPDMGERPRRREPVSEKTTWHRG